In Labrus mixtus chromosome 3, fLabMix1.1, whole genome shotgun sequence, a single window of DNA contains:
- the ddx10 gene encoding probable ATP-dependent RNA helicase DDX10, with translation MDKKSPNATKKKPKAAKMKPGTDPVKNFEKWKKKYNKTKDRVKRERAPKRPEWQVEREYIASLVRRYEGINAKEAVKFSDFPISKKTLLGLQECQYRQPTEIQRQTISFALQGKDVLGAAKTGSGKTLAFLIPVLECLYRHQWSSMDGLGALIISPTRELAYQTFEVLRKVGKNHEFSAGLVIGGKDLKTESERIHRTNIVICTPGRLLQHMDETATFHASDLHMLVLDEADRILDMGFADTLNAIVENLPGSRQTLLFSATQTKSVKDLARLSLKDPAYVWVHEKAKFSTPATLEQSYMVCELHKKVNMLFSFIRSHLKKKVIVFFACCKEVQYLFRIFCRLRPGTPILALHGKQQQMKRVEVYNEFLKKQNAVLFATDIAARGLDFPAVNWVLQFDCPEDADTYIHRVGRTARYKEGGEALLLLLPSEERGMLSQLQEKKVPINKIQVNSEKMQNVQQKLEAFLAQEKEQKERAQRCFVSYLRSVYLMKNKEVFDVFKLQLQEYAASLGLAVAPRVRFLSKAQEQRAEKGGQREEEEEEEEEEELKNFKAQLRGNAPQKDKQSSESEDSSEDEGSGDDDQRSRQSKTLLLGAGDSSEDDEDLRDFDLLTVKRKDVFSLTGDQESSESDQDSKKEKEKETKFKEAKRALKRNFQVNTKVTFNEEGDAVQLWPPAQRQVAVAEEDEEEEVSGINVDKAKERLRREDQQFDKQEYSRKVKAKHREQRLKAKAARREANKKKGSKSDEDEEDEVLAYLANHSEDEFDPSTLPDPDKPHAGGEEEEARPAKRHHRSESSDDDDDDDEEEEGTAGKRKRVRQGNDEHSALDTGLSLAEDEELVLHLLGGQV, from the exons ATGGATAAAAAAAGCCCAAACGCCACCAAGAAGAAACCTAAAGCTGCGAAAATGAAACCGGGCACCGACCCCGTGAAAAACTTCgagaaatggaagaaaaagtACAACAAGACGAAAGATCGAGTGAAGCGAGAGAGAGCCCCGAAGAGGCCGGAGTGGCAGGTCGAACGGGAGTACATCGCCTCGCTGGTTCGCAGGTACGAAGGCATCAACGCCAAGGAGGCTGTGAAGTTTTCGGACTTCCCCATTTCAAAGAAAACCCTGTTGGGTCTGCAGGAGTGTCAGTACAGGCAGCCCACGGAGATCCAGAGGCAGACGATCAGCTTCGCGCTGCAGGGGAAAGATGTCCTCGGCGCGGCGAAAACAGGCTCAGGGAAGACATTAGCTTTCCTCATCCCGGTGCTGGAGTGTCTGTACCGACACCAGTGGAGCTCCATGGACGGGCTCGGTGCTCTCATCATATCGCCCACCAGAGAGCTCGCCTATCAAACATTTGAAGTCCTGCGCAAGGTGGGCAAGAACCACGAGTTCTCCGCGGGGCTCGTCATCGGCGGGAAGGACCTGAAGACCGAGTCGGAGAGGATTCACCGCACCAACATCGTCATCTGCACCCCGGGTCGGCTGCTCCAGCACATGGACGAGACGGCCACCTTCCACGCCTCCGACCTGCACATGCTCGTCCTGGACGAGGCGGACCGCATCCTGGACATGGGCTTCGCGGACACGCTCAACGCCATCGTGGAGAACCTGCCGGGGTCGAGGCAGACGCTGCTGTTCTCCGCCACCCAGACCAAGTCGGTGAAAGACCTGGCCCGGCTCAGCCTCAAGGACCCGGCGTACGTGTGGGTCCACGAGAAGGCCAAGTTCAGCACGCCGGCCACGCTCGAGCAGAGCTACATGGTGTGTGAGCTCCACAAGAAGGTCAACATGCTCTTCTCGTTCATCAGGAGCCACCTGAAGAAGAAGGTCATCGTCTTCTTCGCCTGCTGCAAGGAGGTGCAGTACCTGTTCCGCATCTTCTGCCGCCTCAGGCCCGGCACGCCCATCCTGGCGCTGCACGGCAAGCAGCAGCAGATGAAGAGGGTGGAGGTCTACAATGAGTTCCTGAAAAAGCAGAACGCGGTGCTCTTTGCCACCGACATAGCAGCCAGAGGCCTCGACTTCCCCGCCGTCAACTGGGTGCTGCAGTTTGACTGTCCGGAGGATGCGGACACCTACATCCACAGGGTGGGGCGGACTGCCAGGTACAAGGAGGGCGGAGAGGccctactgctgctgctgccctctgaGGAGAGGGGCATGCTGAGccagctgcaggagaagaaggTCCCCATCAATAAGATCCAG GTGAACTCGGAGAAGATGCAGAATGTCCAGCAGAAGCTGGAGGCCTTCCTGGCCCAGGAGAAGGAGCAGAAGGAGAGGGCTCAGAGGTGTTTTGTTTCCTATCTGCGCTcagtttacctgatgaagaacAAAGAGGTGTTCGATGTCTTCAAACTCCAGCTTCAGGAGTACGCCGCTTCTCTCGGCCTAGCGGTGGCTCCGAGGGTGCGCTTCTTAAGTAAAGCTCAGGAGCAGAGAGCCGAgaaaggaggacagagagaagaggaggaggaggaggaggaggaggaggagctgaagaactTTAAGGCCCAGCTGAGAGGAAACGCTCCTCAGAAGGACAAGCAGAGTTCAGAGTCTGAAGATTCAAGTGAGGACGAAGGAAGTGGTGATGATGATCAAAGGTCGCGTCAGTCTAAAACACTTCTTCTGGGAGCCGGTGACAGCAGCGAGGACGATGAGGATCTGAGAGACTTTGACTTGCTCACAGTCAAAAGAAAGGACGTGTTCAGTCTGACAGGGGACCAGGAGAGCTCCGAGTCTGACCAGGActccaaaaaggaaaaagaaaaagagacaaagtttAAAGAAGCCAAAAGAGCATTAAAGAGAAACTTCCAAGTCAACACCAAAGTCACATTCAACGAAGAGGGAGACGCCGTGCAGCTGTGGCCTCCAGCCCAAAGGCAAGTGGCTGTTgcagaggaagacgaggaggaagaggtttCAGGTATCAACGTAGATAAGGCCAAGGAGAGGCTGAGACGTGAGGACCAGCAGTTTGACAAGCAGGAGTACAGCCGCAAAGTGAAAGccaaacacagagaacagaggCTGAAAGCCAAGGCAGCCAGGAGAGAGGCCAACAAGAAGAAGGGATCGAAATCtgatgaagacgaggaggacgaggtgCTGGCTTACCTGGCCAATCACAGCGAAGACGAGTTTGATCCCAGCACCTTGCCCGATCCTGATAAACCACACgcagggggggaggaggaggaggcaaggCCAGCTAAACGGCATCACAGAAGTGAgagcagtgatgatgatgatgatgatgatgaagaggaggagggcacagcggggaagaggaagagagtgaggCAGGGAAATGATGAGCACAGCGCTCTGGACACCGGGCTCTCTTTGGCTGAAGATGAAGAGTTAGTGTTGCATCTGCTCGGAGGACAGGTGTAG